The following is a genomic window from Molothrus aeneus isolate 106 unplaced genomic scaffold, BPBGC_Maene_1.0 scaffold_35, whole genome shotgun sequence.
CATCTGCTACACACCTGAGCCatctggggacacacctggaccACCTGGAGGTTCCTGGGGACATAGAGGACACCTGTGGGACATCTGGAGATACCAGCGGGCGCACCTAGGGACATCTTGGGGACatctgggacacctgggggcttctcagggacacctggggatgcTCAAGGCATCTGGGGACTCTTGGCACATGGCAAGGACAGCTGcagacacctgggacacacttGGGGACATGCCTGGGAGTCTTGGGGACATCTGCAGACACTTGAGGGTATCTTGGGTACACCTGGGGGTTGCTGAGGGACATTAGGGATATCTGGGTATTGGggaacacctggggacacttgggggcTCTCGAGGGGCGGCAGGTTCACTTCAGGACACacttggggacacacctgggctgtATCTGGGACAGCAGGGGGTGGCCTGAAGGGATGGCAGGGCCCCAAAGGGGAGATAAAGGTTCCCAGGTGTCCCAAGGGTGGGGTTGGAGGTCCCAAGGGTGGCATGAAGGTCCCCAAGCATCCCAGCAAGGAGGGTTTGAAGGTCCtcgggtgtccccaggggtgatGTGAAGGTCCCCAAAGTGAGGTGAaggtccccaagtgtccccccAAAGTGGGTTTGAAGGTCCTCAAGGGTGAAGTGAAGGTCCCAAAGAAGGGGTTAAGGATTCCAAGTATCCCCAAGGTGGAGTTAAAGGTGCCTGAGGTCCCCACAGGTGGGATCGAGGTCCCTTAAAGAGTAATGTGAAGGTCCCCAATTGGGGACAGAAGTGCTTGAGGTCCCCAGAAGTGGGGGGAACGTCCCATAGGTGGTAAAGAGTTGCCCAAGGTTCTCAGAAATGCTTTGAAGGTCCCCAAAAATGGTTTGAGGGTCCCCAAAGTCTTCAGCATTAATCTGAAGGTCTCCAAAAGTGATTAAAAGATTCTTCAATGTTCCCAAAGGTGTTTTGAGGGTGCCTAAAGTCACCTCGAAGACCCCAACCCAATTCCTCCTTGTCTACCCCTGGCCAAGGGTCACCACAgggaggggctgagctgggggggTCAGGGGTCCTCAAAGATCCTCAGAGATGATTTGAAGGTCCCCAAAGTGGCTTGAGCATTCTCAAGGTGGAAATGGAGGTGCTCATCATCCCCAAAAGTGATTCAAGGGTCTTCAAGGTTGGGTTAAGGGTCCCTAAAGATGTTTTGAAGCTTCCTAAGGTCCCCAGAGATGCTCTGAGCATCTTCAGGTTTGTGGGTCCTGAAGATTCTCAAGGATGGTTCAAAGTTCCTCAAAGGAGGAGAGTTTAAAGCTCCCCAAGGTGGTTTTGAGGTTCTTGAAGTCCCTAAAGATTGTTTAAAGGTCTTCAGAGGTGGTGTAAAGGTTCTCAAAAGTGGTTTTAAGGTCCTCAAAGGTGGTTTGAAGATCCCAACCCAAGccttcctccccttttccagGCCAAAGCGGTGCCGGCAACAACTGGGCCAAGGGTCACTACACGGAGGGCGCCGAGCTGGTGGACTCTGTGCTGGACGTGGTGCGCAAGGAGGCCGAGAGCTGCGACTGCCTGCAGGGCTTCCAGCTGACCCATTCCCTGGGCGGCGGCACCGGCTCGGGCATGGGCACGCTGCTCATCTCCAAGATCCGCGAGGAGTACCCCGACCGCATCATGAACACCTTCAGCGTGGTGCCGTCGCCCAAGGTGTCGGACACGGTGGTGGAGCCCTACAACGCCACGCTGTCCGTGCACCAGCTGGTGGAGAACACGGACGAGACCTACTGCATCGACAACGAGGCGCTCTACGACATCTGCTTCCGCACCCTCAAGCTGACCACGCCCACCTACGGCGACCTCAACCACCTGGTGTCGGCCACCATGAGCGGCGTCACCACCTGCCTGCGCTTCCCCGGCCAGCTCAACGCCGACCTGCGCAAGCTGGCCGTCAACATGGTGCCCTTCCCGCGGCTGCACTTCTTCATGCCCGGCTTCGCGCCGCTGACCTCGCGGGGCAGCCAGCAGTACCGCGCCCTCACCGTGCCCGAGCTCACCCAGCAGGTCTTCGACGCCAAGAACATGATGGCCGCCTGCGACCCGCGGCACGGCCGCTACCTCACCGTGGCCGCCGTCTTCCGCGGGCGCATGTCCATGAAGGAGGTGGACGAGCAGATGCTGAACGTGCAGAACAAGAACAGCTCCTACTTCGTGGAGTGGATCCCCAACAACGTGAAGACGGCCGTGTGCGACATCCCGCCGCGCGGCCTCAAGATGGCCGTCACCTTCATCGGCAACAGCACGGCCATCCAGGAGCTCTTCAAGCGCATCTCGGAGCAGTTCACGGCCATGTTCCGGCGCAAGGCCTTCCTGCACTGGTACACGGGCGAGGGCATGGACGAGATGGAGTTCACCGAGGCCGAGAGCAACATGAACGACCTCGTGTCCGAGTACCAGCAGTACCAGGACGCCACggccgaggaggaggaggatttcGGCGAGGAGGCCGAAGAGGAGGCCTGAGGGGTTTCTCCGGAGGTCCCAGTCCTTGGCAGTGTTGCTCCTCCCTTTCCTGGTGTGTTGTCCCAGAGAGGCGTCAACCGGCGGGCGGCGCCTTCGGTGTCATCGTCATCGTCCTTCATCATCGTCAGTGTTGGCCTTGGCCATCGGTGGCGGCAGCAGCGGAGTCCCCACCCAACCTTCAGCGTTGTCCTCGTGGTCCCCAGGTTTCACCATCTTTGAAGAATCCCCTAATCTTCATCATTGCCATCCATGAAGAGTCCCCAGctttcatcatcatcatcaatgAGTTCTTGGTCTTTGTCATCCTTGAAGAGCCTCCAATCCTGATCATGGTCAGAGCTCCCAACTTCTGTCGTCTTCATCCTTGAAGAGTTCCCGGTTTTCATCAGCACTGAAGAGTTCCCAACCTTCATCATCATCTTTGAAGAGTCCCCAGCCTTCAGTGTTGTCCTCACAGTCCCCAACCTTCATCATGGTCATTCTTGAAGAGTCTCCAGTCCTGATCATCATCATTGAAGAGTCTCCAATCCTGATCATGGTCAGAGCTTCCAATTTCCCTCATCGTTAAAGGATCCCCAAGGTTCATCATTGTCAAGGAGTCCCCAACCTTCATCATGGTCTTCATCAAAGAATCATCAATGGCTCCCCAACCTTCATCATCCTTGAAGAGTCCCCAGAgctcatcatcctcctcctcacagaGCCTCCAGGAGTTCCTGGCCTTCATTGTGGTCCTTGCAGAGTCTTCGATCATCATCCTCAGCCCTTGGTCTCCATTGGGGCTGGTCAGTTGGCCTTGACCTTCATCATAATCGCCTTCATCATGGAAGAGCCTCCAAGAGTTTTTGACCTTCACTCTCATCATGGAACAGTTGCTGaccttcatcatcatcatggaAGATTCCTTGACCTTCATCAGGGTTGGTCACTTGGCCTTGACCACCATCATCCTCATCATGGAAGAGCCTCCAAGAGCTCTTGACCTTCAGCCTCATCTTGGAAGAGTTGCTGaccttcatcatcatcatcatcacctcCGCCCCTCCCCCACTGCCACCACggcctcctgtcccctcccccgccccactctggctccattttcccaatattttttgtaatttttcctaagttttgaatggttttttcccaattttttgtcattttccatattttttctcatttttccccttttttggtTCATTTCCCTCTCATTTAAGTCTCTCctcatttttgattattttcaaCCAATTTTCCTCGTTTTTGGTCAGTTTCCCCcatttttggtctttttttccacttttccaatttttactcttttttcccctgtttttgctcATTCTCAACCCAATTCCATTCCTTTTTCCCAACTCTGGGGTCCTTTCTTCcaattttttgttgatttttccCGATTTTTGCTCAGTCATTTTTTGAACCATTTTTCTCTACTTTGGGTTCATATTCCtcaatttttgttcattttttttccccaatttttgttaatttttccccattatttgtcagtttctccccatttttatttgtttttccccattcttGTCcgtttttcccatttcccctcagTTTCTCCCCGATTCCGTCGCCGTTCCCGGTGTCCGGTCGCTCTCTCccatttttggatgtttttgtttttttcccgtttcttttgtttttcatattGAAAAGTCGCCCCCGGGTCCAGAATAAACTCGGGATGGAAAAGCCACCGCgggtgtcacctgtgtcacctcccgTGTCACTTCCTGGGTCACCTGCAGGGTCCTGGGGGGTGTGGGGTCACTTGGGgggtcccagtgtcccctcctgaGGGTCCCCACTGTCACCTGGGTGTCACTTCAGGGGTTCCAATGTCACCTAGAGGGTCTCTGGTGTCACTTCGGGTCACCCTGGTGTCACCTGGAAGGTCTCATTGTCACCTTGGGGGTCACTGGGAGGGGTCTTGGTGTCACCTCAGGGTCACCTGGGAGGTCCTGGGGTCACTTTAGAGTCACCTGGGGGCATCTCAGCATCACTTCAGGGTCacctggggtgtccccatgtccccagctgaGGGTCCCCATTGTCACCTCTGTCACCTGGAGCCCGATGTCACCTTGGGGTCACCTGGAGAGTCCAGGGTCACTTTAGGATTTCCTGGGGTCACTTTAGTGTCCCTATTGTCACCTTGGAgatccccatgtccccacctGAAGGTCCCCAGTGTTACCTGGGTTCCTCTCCAGGGTCCCCATAGTCACCTGGGGTCACTCTGAGaggtccctgtgtcacctgtcccctccccacagtGTCTGCAGGGTGTCCCCTTGTCAGTGGCTCTGGTGGTGGCAGCATGGGAACATCACtggttggggacattggggtcgCACGGGGGTGGTGGCACTTAGGGAACACcttggggacaagggacaaggtgggcacttggagggaatggggacatggggacattcAAGGGTGACACTTTGGGGATATGCaagggatggtggcactttaaggacactttggggacaagGTGACATTGGGAGGTGGTGGCACCTTGGGGACACATTTGGGACATGATGAATGGGAGGATGGTGGTACCTGAgtgacactttggggacactgcaggggtGGTGGCACTTAACaagacacagggacactgctgtggTGGCACCTTGGGGACACTTTATTGACAAGGTGACACTGGGGGTAGTGgcactttggggacactttattgacacagcactgcagtgggGGCACTTTGGGGACAAGGTGGcaccttggggacatttgggacagggtgacactgcagtggtggcagtctggggacacaggacatGGGGGCGGTGGTGGcaccttggggacactttgAGAATGTACTGACATTTGGGGGTGGCACCTTGGGGACATTTCAGAGACACGATGACATTTGGGTGCGGCACTTCAGGGACAAAGTGACACCAGAGGGTGGTGGCACTACAGGGACACTTAAGAGACAAGGTGGCACCTTGGGACAGTGGCACCACAGGGACATTtaggggacactttggggacatgATGACACTGCAGCACTGGCACTTTGGGCACATGCAAGGCATGGTGGCATTCTGGGGACAAAGGGACTTGGGGGCCGGTGGCACCTTGGTGGCCTCAGGAGCCACCAGTGGCACTTAGGGGATGCGGTGGCATCGGGGTGGTGGCACTTGGGTGGCActttggggacacagcagggtcccagtggcactgggggggtGGTGGCACTCGGGGACACTTTGGTGTCACTGGGGGGTGGCACTCAGGGACACTTTGGGGGAATTTTGAGACGTTTCAGTGGCTCTGGTGCCACCCTCAGGCTCCGTCGGGGTCACCTGAGGGGACAAGGGGGGGACGGGGGACCTGGGGGTGTCACCTTCCCCCAGGggtccccaaaattcctccaaaTTCAGCCCAAATCTCACCTGGggcccccaaacccatccaggactccccaaattcaccccaaaatccaaatgGGACCCCCAAACCTCACCTGAGACCTCAAAAATCCAttggggaccccccaaaatgcccctggGTTCCCCCAgatcccccaaattcaccctaAAATccacctgggaaccccaaaattcaccccaaatctcACCTGGGACCGCCCAAATCACCTCAGGGACTCCCCCAGACCCCATCTGGGACTCTCCAAACCCATccaggaacccccaaaatttcccaataTCCatctgggaccccccaaaatccactcaGAGACCCCAGTTTCTCCCTGGgaccccctaaatcccccaaaattcattCTAACATACACCTGGGATGCTTCAAACTCTACCtgggatccccaaaatcccccaaatatccacctgggaccccccaaatatCCACCTGGGACCCCGAATTCCCCCATCTCACCTGGGAGCCCCTGGCCAGCGCCCCCACGGCCCCCGGCAGCCGCGTGACCAAATCCAGGATTTCCGAGGGGATTTTGGCCACCCCGACGGCCCCGGAGCCGCCCACGAGCGTCACCCGGCGCGTCCCCAGCAGCGGCTGCGCCACCGCCTCGGCCACCTGCCCCAAACAGGATCCCAAAATCGACCCCAAAACTGGCCCCAAATCGGGGATCCCAAAATCAATGATCCCAAAATCAGCCCCCAAATCAGGGATCCCAAAAGcagccccaaaatcagccctgAAATTGGCCCCAAATCAAGGATTCCAAAATCAGGGATcccaaatcagccccaaatccaggATCCTCAGCCCCAAATTGGGGATTCCTACATCAGCCCCAAAATCGGCCCCAAATCCAGGATCCCAAAATCAGGGATCTCAAAATCAGCAACAATCCTGGGATCCCCAAATTCCTGTCCCCAATTCAGGTATCCCTaaaatcaaccccaaaatcAGGGATCCCCAAGTGCCCCCAAAATattccccaagtgtccccaaaaCATCCTGAAAATGTCCTCAAAGTGTTCCTGGGTTCCCAAAAACATTCCCAAAATGTCCTTGAAGTGTCCCCGGGTgtccccaaaacacccccaaaatgtccccaagtgTTCACAAAATGTCCCCAAGAGTCCTCAAAGtgcccccaaaatatcccccaaagTGTTCCCAAGTGCCCCCCAAACATCCCCGGGTGTACTCAAAACATCCCCGAAAGTGTTCCCAGATGtccccaaaacaaccccaaaacacccccaaagtGTCCCTAATGTCCGTaagtgtccccaagtgtccccaggtgtccctgaaACATCTCcaaaagtgtccccaggtgtcgcCAAAACATCTCTAAAGTGTCCCTAGTGTCCTTAAATATCCCCAAAGtgttcccaggtgtccccagtgtcgccaaatgtccccagaacatcccccaaagtgtccccaggtgtgcccaaaatgtccccaaaatgtctCCAAGtccccccaaaatgtccccaagtgcccccAAGacacccccaggtgtccccaaaacATTCCTAAAGTGTCCCTAGTGTCCTCAGGTATCCCCAGAGTGTCAccccccaagtgtccccagtgtccccacctggggcagcctctgcagcaccagATCCACCACGGCCGCGTCCTGGAACTGCCCAAAGGCCTCGGCCTTGGCCGCAGCCGCCGCGGCCTCAGCGCGGGCACGAGAGGCCACGGCCGCGGCACGGGCAGCACCCGTCACCTGCGGGGACACCAAaatgggactggggacaccaaaatgggattggggacactggaAACGGGATTAGAGACATGGGAAACGGGATTGGGATCCCAGGCATGGGCACGAGAGGCCACGGCCACGGCACGGGCAGCACCCGTCACCTGCGGGGACACTAAcatgggactggggacaccaaaatgggattggggacatgggaaatgggattgggaacCCCCGCATGGGCATGAGAGGCCACAGCTGTGACATGGGCAGCACCCGTCACCTGTGGGGACACAAtatgggactggggacactaACATGGGATTGGGGACACCGGAAACGGGATTAGAGACATGGGAAACGGGATTGGGATCCCAGGCATGGGCACGAGAGGCCACGGCCACGGCACGGGCAGCACCCGTCACCTGTGGGGACATGAAACGGGGTTGGGGACAccaaaatgggattggggacatcGGAAACGGGATTGGGAACCCAGGCATGGGCATGAGAGGCCACGGCTGTGACATGGGCAGCACCCGTCACCTGTGGGGACACAATatgggactggggacaccaaaatgggattggggacaccGGAAACGGGATTAGAGACATGGGAAACGGGATTGGGATCCCAGGCATGGGCACGAGAGGCCACGGCCACGGCACGGGCAGCACCCGTCACCTGTGGGGACATGAAATGGGGTTGGGGACAccaaaatgggattgggaaccCAGGCATGGGCATGAGAGGCCACAGCTGTGACATGGGCAGCACCCGTCACCTGCGGGGACACAAcatgggactggggacaccaagatgggattggggacattggaaATGGGATTGAGGACACCGACATGGGACTGGGGACACAAAATGGGGACAGAACCCCCAAAAACAGGATCAGGGACATGACACAGGATTGGGAACCCAGGCACAGGCATGAGAGGCCATGGCCGCAGCGTGGGCAGTGCCCgtcacctgcagggacacaaaatGGGACTGGGGACATGAAACAGGGTCGAGGACACTGGATATGGGACTGGGCACAAGGgaaatgggattggggacatGGGAAATGGGACTGGGAACCCAAAACAGGATTGGAAACCCAGGCATGGGCATGGGAGGCCATGGCAATGGCACGGACATTGCCCGTCACGTGCGGGGACACCAaatgggactggggacactggaaaTATGATTGGGGACATGGACATGGGGTTGGGAACATCAGAAATGGGACTGGGAACCCAAAATTGGGTTTGGGGACTTAAAAtggcattggggacattggaaATGGGACTGGAGTCATGAAACAGGATTGGCAACCTTGGAAATGGGATCGGGGATGTGAAacgggattggggacattgacATGGGATCAGGGACCGAAAATAGGGACAGAACCCCCACAAACAGGATCAGGAACCCAAAAGCGGGGATAGAACCccaggaatgggattgggaaccccaaaataGGATCAGGGACCCAAAATGTGATCGGGAACACAAAATGGGATGGGGGGACCCAAAATAGGACTGGGGACAGTGGAAATGGGATAGGGGACCCAAAACAGGATCAGGGACATGAAATGGGATTGGGGACCCAAAACAGGATCGGGGACATCAGAAATGGGACTGGGAACCCAAAATCGGGATCAGGGACTTGAAagagcactggggacatgggaaaTGGGATTGAGAACCCCAAAACAGGATAGGGGCCCTGGAAAGGAGGGCAGGACCCCTGAAAGTGGGattgggaaccccaaaacagGATCAGGACCCCCTGAAATTCTGTGAGAGCCAAAAATTCCCCAGGCaacccaaaaattcccagatTTGGGGCCACAAAATCCAACTGggcacccccaaatcctctcagGACCCCCCAGATCTCACCTAGGATCCCCAAACCTTACTTTGGGCCGCCCAAAtccacctgggaccccccaaacccccccaggcgCCCCAGACTCACCTTGAGGGCCTCGGCCTCGGCCTccgcctgcagcagcacctgcgtCCTGTAGGGGGCGCCAAGTCAGGGGGTGGGGCTGCTCTTAAAGGGGCAGTGCCGTTCTTAAAGGGACAATTGGGCAATAGGAGTGAGTTCACCAGAGTGGGGGTGTGGTTTATTTGAAGAGGGCATGGCTTCTCTTAAAAAGGGCAATGGGTCTTAAAGGGGCAAtgacagcagccagctgggcaaTGTGTCTATCAAAGGGGCGATGACTACAAAACAGAATGGTGGGGCCCACTAAGGTGTGCTGGTGGCTGACTGGGAGGAGGCGTGGCTTCTCTCTCAACGGGCGTGGCTTTACCCTAGGTGGTGGGACACACCACAGTGAGAGTGTGGCTCACCTCAAGGGGTGGGGCTTCTCCTTAAAGGGGCAACAGCTCTCCCCAGACTGGTGGAACCCAACAAAATTCCACAACAGCTGACTGGGAAAGGGTGTGGCTCCTTCTTAaaggggcaatggcttcacCTTGAGGAAGGGACCTACCAGGAAGAGGACTCACTGTAACAAGTAGGGCTTCTTCTAAAGGAGCCATGGCTCTACCCAAACTGGTGGTATCCCTCAAAACAGGATCACAGCTGACTGGGAGAGGGCATGGCTTTGTCTTAACAGTGCAGCACTTCTCTTAAAGGGGCAACGGCTTCACTTTTACAAGTGGGACTCAACAGGGCTTCTCCTAAAGGGGGCGACACCTCTCTTAAAAGGGCAATGGCCCTACCAAAATAGGGAGACCCACCAAGGTGAGGGTGAGGCTTCTCCTTGAAGGGGCAGTACTTCTCTTCAAAGGGCAATGGGTGCGACACCCTAAACTCCCACTGGGCCTAACCGGGTGAGGGTGTGGCTCCTTCTTAaaggggcaatggcttcacCATTACCAGTGGGGCCCATCAGGAGTGTGACTCTCTTTAAGGGGTGGGGCTTCTCTTAAAGGGGCAATGACTCCACCCAAACTGGTGGGACCCACCACAGTGAGGGTGTTGCTTCTTAAAAGGGCAACATTTCTCTTAGAAGGGCAATGGGTGTGACCCCCAGAACACCACCACGCCCTAGCAGAGGAGGGCGTGGCTCGTCCCCAGAGAGGTGTGGCCACCCTTAAAGGGGCAGTGTCTCACCGCTGTGCCTCGGCCAGCCGCTCCAGCCGGTAGCGCTCGGCCTCGGCCGGTTTGCGCACGGTGGCCTCGAGCTCCTGGCGGCGCCGCCcgacctcctgctcctgcagctgcacccgCTGCGCCCGCTCCACCAGCGCCACCTCCCCGCGCTGTGCCGCGATGGCCTGCTGGGAACGCGCCGCCTGCGGGGGACAGGACACAAATCCATCAGGGGAGGGACACGGGTGAGACAGAGTAGAAATTctccagagtagaaatccattttgatttaggtgaaatgtacatctttgagttGGTCTGTAGTTTGAAAACATAGCTGTTTAGCCTGACTACAAAAGCCTGGGCTCTGAGAAACTGATTCAGTGAAGGACAGATATAAGGGGGGGAGACAGAGTgataaagagagacagagaaggctgtgagagcaggtcaacttgacctaggaattctttctgataaagaagaactagCGGCAAATGTCACGTGAAATTcgtaaaaatgaatatgtatgaacctattgtgaaattgtatgcatatgtatttgagtAGGAGATAAAAAAGGACCTGAAGTCCCCAAAAGTACGCATGTCTTTTAAGGAGAGTAATCTCCACATGTGTCCCAcactgtaataaacataccaggattacaactttcacaaagttgtggagttttgtttATGTACGTAAAACATGGCGACAGGGGGACATGTGACacaagggacacagggacaggtcaCAAACCCATCCAGGGAGGGACATGGgaacaggtgacacagggacataGGAACCGAGGACAGGACACAAATCCATTAGGGAAGGGACACGAGGACAGggaacacagggacaggggacagggaacacAGGGACAGGTCACAAACCCATCaagggagggacacagggatgggggacactggggacagatCACAAATACATCAGGGGAGGGACAAGGGGGACAGGTGACACTAGGCGGGGGGGCCAGGTATCTCTAGGGGGATCTCAGGCAGCCTGGGGGTGTCTTCAGGTGATCCGAGAGAcccaaatttgggagaaaaccccAGCATTTGGAGGTTCCAGGTGTTCTGGAAGGTTCCAGGTGCTCCAGGTGAGCTCCCAGgccccattccagcccccccaggtgtgtttgc
Proteins encoded in this region:
- the LOC136570669 gene encoding tubulin beta chain, producing MREIVHIQAGQCGNQIGAKFWEVISDEHGIDPTGTYHGDSDLQLDRISVYYNEATGGKYVPRAILVDLEPGTMDSVRSGPFGQIFRPDNFVFGQSGAGNNWAKGHYTEGAELVDSVLDVVRKEAESCDCLQGFQLTHSLGGGTGSGMGTLLISKIREEYPDRIMNTFSVVPSPKVSDTVVEPYNATLSVHQLVENTDETYCIDNEALYDICFRTLKLTTPTYGDLNHLVSATMSGVTTCLRFPGQLNADLRKLAVNMVPFPRLHFFMPGFAPLTSRGSQQYRALTVPELTQQVFDAKNMMAACDPRHGRYLTVAAVFRGRMSMKEVDEQMLNVQNKNSSYFVEWIPNNVKTAVCDIPPRGLKMAVTFIGNSTAIQELFKRISEQFTAMFRRKAFLHWYTGEGMDEMEFTEAESNMNDLVSEYQQYQDATAEEEEDFGEEAEEEA